DNA sequence from the bacterium genome:
GCCGTCAGCGCGAACAAGACCAACAAAATGAGCAGCGAGACGCCCAGGTCTTCCGCCAGCTGCTCGGGGTAGAACCGCTTGTTCTTCGCGACCGTCGCCTCGTTGCCCGGGGCGGGCGCGATGCCGTGCCGGTAGACGAGGTACAGGTGAAAGATCACCACCGGCACGAGCAGCGCCGGCAGCAACAGCACGTGGATCGCGTAGAAGCGGGCCAGGGTCACGGGCCCCACGCCGGCCTCGCCGCGGACCAGTTGGAGCAGCCAGCCGCCGATGACCGGCACCGTGCCGACGATCTTCGTGCCGACGACGGTGGCCCAGTACGACCGCTGCGTCCACGGCAGCAGGTAGCCGGTGAACGCAAAGCCCATCACAATCAAGAGCAGCACGACGCCGGCCATCCATGTGACTTCACGCGGCGCCTTGTACGATCCCCACACGAACGTCCGGAGCATGTGCAGCCCGACGAGGATCACGAGCGCGCTCGAGCCCCAATGGTGCAGGCCGCGCAAGGCCGGACCGAAGACCACCTGCGACATGATGAACGTGATGCTGTCGTAGGCGTGCTCGGGGGCGGGCGAGTAGTTCATCGCCAGGATGATCCCGGTCACGACCTGCACGACGAGCAGAAAGAGCGTGGCGCTGCCGAGCGTGTGGGGCAGCCCGGTCTCGTCGGGGACGCTGCGGTTCAAGAACCCGCCGAACAGCCCTCCGGGAATCCGGGCATCGAGCCAGGCGGCCGGTCCGCCCCGCGGGGCGCCTG
Encoded proteins:
- a CDS encoding cytochrome b N-terminal domain-containing protein, whose product is MSAPAGAPRGGPAAWLDARIPGGLFGGFLNRSVPDETGLPHTLGSATLFLLVVQVVTGIILAMNYSPAPEHAYDSITFIMSQVVFGPALRGLHHWGSSALVILVGLHMLRTFVWGSYKAPREVTWMAGVVLLLIVMGFAFTGYLLPWTQRSYWATVVGTKIVGTVPVIGGWLLQLVRGEAGVGPVTLARFYAIHVLLLPALLVPVVIFHLYLVYRHGIAPAPGNEATVAKNKRFYPEQLAEDLGVSLLILLVLFALTAWKGVPTEVRADPASTTYVPRPEWYFLFFFQLLKYFEGPLWEPVGVVVLPLAATLLLFLVPLLDRRPERRPARRPFAMAVAAGTVVLVGGLTLFGAVQVPPGTRLAPAGSPQALVGRGHEVFVENHCDSCHVVAGQGNTVGPELTHAGSRLSADRLAAQIRSPEKVNPKTNMPAFDKISNDDLKALVAYLQTLK